One genomic window of Luteitalea pratensis includes the following:
- a CDS encoding energy transducer TonB, translating into MIGRRRSLATARIVILLAGAAAAATPVHGSALQTVPVPAGRVYPTEPGPLERIAIRPSLDVPAPRRTAHVAPDWPAGVAGRVRYRVHLVVGASGEVAEARVVSGIGPADNSRPVASEVAAVLAAVRQWTFEPPARAPMLLATYVGTGDAEGIVVPSPIERRPIRIGTGMRPPTKIHHVSPEYRDARNAGLSGVVILEATIDPEGAVSDVQVIRSVTGLDEAAIAAVRQWRYTPTMLNGEPVPVIMTVTVNFQP; encoded by the coding sequence ATGATCGGTAGACGGCGATCGCTCGCAACCGCCAGGATCGTGATCCTGCTTGCCGGCGCGGCGGCCGCGGCGACACCAGTGCACGGCTCGGCATTGCAGACGGTGCCCGTTCCGGCTGGGCGCGTCTATCCGACCGAGCCGGGCCCGCTCGAGCGCATCGCCATCCGGCCGTCGCTCGACGTCCCCGCCCCTCGGCGGACGGCGCACGTCGCGCCGGATTGGCCCGCGGGTGTCGCCGGCAGGGTCCGTTATCGCGTCCATCTTGTCGTTGGCGCCAGCGGCGAGGTGGCGGAGGCGCGCGTCGTCTCTGGCATAGGGCCGGCTGACAACAGCCGGCCCGTGGCCTCCGAAGTCGCCGCCGTGCTCGCGGCGGTACGCCAATGGACGTTCGAGCCGCCAGCCCGGGCGCCGATGCTGCTGGCGACGTACGTGGGCACCGGTGACGCGGAAGGCATCGTCGTGCCCTCACCGATAGAGCGGCGACCGATCCGCATCGGTACAGGCATGCGACCGCCGACCAAGATCCATCACGTCAGTCCGGAGTATCGGGATGCCCGCAATGCCGGTCTGTCCGGCGTGGTGATCCTGGAGGCGACGATCGACCCCGAAGGCGCCGTGTCGGACGTGCAGGTCATCCGCAGCGTGACCGGACTCGACGAGGCGGCGATCGCTGCGGTACGTCAATGGCGGTACACGCCGACGATGCTCAATGGCGAACCGGTACCGGTGATCATGACCGTGACCGTCAACTTCCAGCCGTAG
- the moaA gene encoding GTP 3',8-cyclase MoaA, giving the protein MILDRWQRPLGHLRISVTDRCNLRCAYCMPEPDYVWLPRTTLLTFEELTRVTRLFAGLGVRHVRLTGGEPLLRAQVADLTAQLAAIGTLDDLAMTTNGVLLAAQATRLREAGLRRITVSLDTLQRARFEALTRRDHLADVLAGIDAAVTVFGAVKLDTVLMRGVNDDEIEALVAFAGSRHAEIRFIEYMDVPGATHWEAAKVVSRSDILRRVQEAFGDIETLAPDGPAPASRYRLASGQVFGIIASTTTPFCSTCDRIRLTADGHLFSCLYATQGLDIRTPLRTGASDEDLVALLTTTWQQRADRGAEARLSAPDRGAFIAVEDLRRAPQLEMHTRGG; this is encoded by the coding sequence GTGATCCTCGACCGGTGGCAGCGCCCGCTCGGCCACCTCCGCATCTCCGTCACCGACCGGTGCAACCTCCGGTGTGCCTACTGCATGCCGGAGCCGGACTACGTCTGGCTGCCCAGGACCACGCTGCTGACCTTCGAGGAGCTGACCCGCGTCACGCGCCTGTTCGCGGGACTCGGCGTGCGGCACGTGCGGCTCACCGGCGGCGAGCCATTGTTGCGGGCGCAAGTGGCTGACCTGACCGCCCAACTGGCCGCCATCGGCACGCTCGACGACCTGGCGATGACGACCAATGGCGTCCTCCTCGCGGCGCAGGCCACTCGCTTGCGCGAGGCTGGACTACGGCGCATCACGGTGAGCCTCGACACGTTGCAGCGGGCGCGCTTCGAAGCGCTCACCCGCCGCGATCATCTCGCCGACGTACTTGCGGGGATCGACGCGGCCGTCACGGTATTCGGCGCGGTCAAGCTCGACACCGTGCTGATGCGCGGCGTGAACGACGATGAGATCGAGGCCCTCGTCGCGTTCGCCGGATCGCGGCACGCCGAGATCCGGTTCATCGAGTACATGGACGTACCTGGCGCCACACACTGGGAGGCGGCGAAGGTGGTTTCGCGCTCAGACATCCTCCGGCGCGTTCAGGAGGCGTTCGGAGACATCGAGACACTGGCGCCCGACGGCCCGGCGCCGGCATCCCGCTACCGGCTCGCATCCGGGCAGGTGTTCGGCATCATTGCGTCCACGACGACGCCGTTCTGCTCCACCTGCGATCGCATTCGACTCACGGCCGACGGGCACCTGTTTTCGTGTCTCTACGCGACGCAGGGGCTCGACATCAGAACGCCATTGCGCACCGGCGCCAGCGACGAGGACCTCGTCGCGCTCCTGACGACGACGTGGCAGCAGCGCGCGGATCGCGGTGCCGAGGCCCGGCTGTCTGCGCCGGACCGTGGCGCGTTCATCGCCGTCGAGGACCTGCGCCGGGCCCCGCAGCTCGAGATGCACACGAGGGGCGGGTAA
- a CDS encoding tetratricopeptide repeat protein yields the protein MSASAARRAMTIFGPAPAGRLRVSAWLATAMIVAGASCAPRSDRAAVVDVWPSRLQAAEASVVDGCYRCLEIGLREYEAALAAGVDATVAPRAYRVAVHLAVRERLLGLFPGEYQDAPARLAQRALPDDRAAAADVLGVMPWRRGTQTLGMVPSVQSADLPRLRDRRRALEPLAETDAWHAMLLLALVGTNPILGLGDGERPPRGVQPGLDRDTWWRRHPDDAALSFTRLTLLRASLDELAGFREMHPAFVETDAITGEGELARGRLVSADEAFARALEAFPGLVPALALRADIRQRMEDQAVALGLYDRLLERFPEHREALLGRVKTLGFLARHDDAIAAVDRMLALGTWYLGEAHYWKAWNLFSLGRLDDSRVSVDAARPLMVNADLSYLGGAIAFRQQRLDDAHRDFDTAVELESRHCEAHFDRAAVDLTRGAWPVASAGFDEAFECLDARTPTLERRIADAREARLADDVRAALVARREQALRDHHAQLGWARYNAGVAYANSGKPAEARARADEAITIGGPAASAAQRLLPQLPPAQLD from the coding sequence ATGAGTGCATCCGCAGCGCGCCGCGCGATGACCATCTTCGGGCCCGCGCCTGCAGGTCGCCTTCGTGTCAGCGCGTGGCTCGCCACCGCGATGATTGTGGCGGGTGCCTCCTGCGCACCGCGCTCGGACCGGGCAGCGGTCGTCGACGTGTGGCCATCGCGACTACAGGCCGCCGAGGCCTCGGTCGTTGACGGCTGCTACCGCTGCCTGGAAATCGGGTTGCGCGAATACGAGGCGGCGCTCGCGGCGGGTGTCGATGCGACGGTCGCACCGCGCGCGTACCGCGTCGCGGTCCACCTGGCGGTGCGCGAGCGCCTGCTGGGGCTGTTTCCCGGCGAGTATCAGGATGCGCCGGCACGTCTCGCGCAGCGCGCCCTACCGGACGATCGCGCGGCGGCAGCCGACGTCCTTGGGGTGATGCCCTGGAGGCGTGGCACACAGACGCTGGGCATGGTCCCCTCCGTCCAGTCAGCCGATTTGCCGCGACTTCGTGATCGCCGCCGTGCGCTGGAGCCGTTGGCCGAGACGGATGCCTGGCACGCGATGCTGCTCCTCGCGCTTGTTGGCACGAACCCCATCCTCGGTCTCGGAGACGGTGAACGTCCGCCACGCGGTGTGCAACCCGGCCTCGACCGCGATACCTGGTGGCGCCGTCATCCTGACGATGCGGCTCTCTCGTTCACGCGGCTGACATTGCTGCGCGCGTCGCTCGACGAGTTGGCGGGGTTCCGCGAGATGCATCCAGCGTTTGTCGAAACCGACGCGATTACGGGGGAGGGCGAACTTGCGCGCGGCCGGCTGGTGTCGGCTGACGAGGCGTTCGCCCGTGCCCTCGAGGCGTTCCCCGGACTGGTACCGGCGCTGGCGCTGCGCGCCGACATCCGGCAGCGGATGGAAGATCAGGCGGTCGCGCTCGGGCTTTACGATCGCCTGCTCGAGCGCTTTCCCGAACACCGCGAGGCGCTGCTCGGTCGGGTGAAGACGCTCGGGTTCCTCGCCCGGCATGACGACGCGATCGCTGCCGTCGATCGCATGCTGGCGCTGGGCACCTGGTATCTCGGTGAGGCGCACTATTGGAAGGCGTGGAACCTGTTCAGCCTGGGCCGCCTTGACGACTCGCGAGTCTCGGTCGACGCGGCGCGCCCGCTGATGGTCAATGCCGACCTGTCATACCTCGGTGGTGCCATCGCGTTCCGACAGCAGCGATTGGACGACGCCCATCGCGATTTCGATACGGCAGTCGAACTCGAGAGCCGCCACTGCGAAGCGCATTTCGATCGCGCCGCCGTCGATCTCACTCGCGGAGCGTGGCCGGTCGCGTCAGCCGGCTTCGACGAAGCGTTCGAGTGCCTGGATGCGCGCACGCCGACACTGGAGCGACGGATCGCTGATGCGCGCGAGGCTCGCCTTGCAGACGACGTGCGTGCCGCGCTCGTGGCACGACGCGAGCAGGCCCTGCGTGATCATCATGCACAGCTCGGCTGGGCCCGCTACAACGCGGGCGTGGCGTATGCGAACTCGGGCAAACCCGCCGAGGCCCGCGCGCGTGCCGATGAAGCGATCACCATCGGCGGTCCCGCGGCATCGGCGGCGCAGCGCCTGCTGCCGCAATTGCCGCCGGCACAGCTCGACTGA
- a CDS encoding family 16 glycoside hydrolase — protein sequence MPRILSSTTPAVALNSAAPRLSRREALVLVSALPWLVPASASGAAAATSLFDGKSLGSWKPVAFGGEGEVSIVNGAIRLDRGNDLTAVVWTGKVPGPNFRVQMEANRVDGSDFFCAVTFPVAGSHCTFVVGGWGGTVVGFSSLDGLDASENETSHTMTFENGRWYQVAVDVTPTHIKGLIDGAVAAEANLARREVDVRIEMVLCRPLGLASWRTVSDIRNITLEERA from the coding sequence GTGCCTCGTATTCTTTCCTCAACGACTCCTGCCGTCGCGCTGAACAGCGCGGCTCCTCGCCTGTCTCGCCGAGAGGCGCTCGTTCTTGTCAGCGCGTTGCCGTGGCTCGTGCCGGCATCCGCGAGTGGCGCAGCGGCGGCGACGTCCCTGTTCGATGGCAAGTCGCTCGGATCCTGGAAGCCGGTGGCCTTCGGCGGCGAGGGAGAAGTCTCCATCGTCAACGGGGCGATTCGCCTGGATCGTGGCAACGACCTGACGGCGGTCGTCTGGACCGGCAAGGTGCCGGGGCCGAACTTCCGCGTACAGATGGAAGCCAATCGCGTGGACGGATCCGATTTCTTCTGCGCGGTGACGTTCCCTGTCGCCGGCAGCCATTGCACGTTCGTGGTTGGCGGTTGGGGCGGCACCGTGGTGGGGTTCTCCAGCCTCGACGGCCTCGATGCCTCGGAGAACGAGACGAGTCACACCATGACCTTCGAAAACGGTCGCTGGTACCAGGTGGCCGTTGACGTCACGCCGACGCACATCAAGGGACTCATCGACGGCGCCGTGGCTGCCGAGGCTAACCTGGCGCGGCGCGAGGTCGACGTTCGCATCGAGATGGTGCTGTGCCGTCCGCTCGGCCTCGCGAGTTGGCGCACCGTCAGCGACATCCGCAACATCACGCTCGAGGAGCGCGCATGA
- a CDS encoding M56 family metallopeptidase: protein MSAWAFAVTWVLHSTVLGLVALSLPAILRLRDPRVLASWWGYSVGGIVLLPVLPLFLPRQPAVPMPVTTFVETTTAVLGPVLAAAPTLSPMAWLGTLWATGALARLAWLVIGHRRLRRLAACGKPVENDPALDRARALAPAAVLPPLAAARVPVVAVAEAGPCAFGWLDVCVLVPVALRERPEEERLAVYLHELAHIARADVSRGYADEAWRLLWWWQPSVWVLLSRVRLAREHEVDALVVSRTGGMRAYVEALLWCSTLQPAGAPSMPVGSRRHVLVRRVALMCQGATMPRTRRWITAAAMVVMFSGVSAVVNRVSPLRAAQFGVRPAVALEAGPLERVAVRPTLDMPAPRRTLHVAPNWPADMAVAAQYRVHLVLDATGQVAEARVLTGAIAAARDAAVAAEIDAVLTAVRQWKFDPPAQAPMLIAVDIAAHQDGATLSTMSTERAPLRAGGAIAPPRKIYDVKVEYPQAAQAARITGVVTIEATVGVDGTITEAQVLKGVAELDDAALASVRQWRFEPVWLNGEPVPVIVVLTVNFTLK from the coding sequence ATGTCGGCATGGGCCTTCGCCGTGACGTGGGTGTTGCACAGCACGGTCCTCGGACTGGTCGCCCTGTCCCTGCCGGCGATCCTCCGCCTGCGGGACCCCCGAGTGCTCGCCTCCTGGTGGGGATACTCCGTCGGCGGCATCGTCCTGCTGCCGGTACTGCCGCTGTTCCTGCCGCGCCAGCCGGCCGTGCCGATGCCGGTGACCACGTTCGTGGAGACGACGACGGCGGTGCTGGGCCCAGTGCTCGCGGCGGCGCCCACACTGTCCCCCATGGCCTGGCTGGGCACCCTGTGGGCCACTGGTGCGCTCGCGAGACTCGCCTGGCTCGTCATCGGGCATCGGCGCCTGCGTCGACTCGCGGCATGTGGGAAGCCGGTCGAGAACGACCCGGCACTGGATCGGGCGCGTGCGCTTGCGCCCGCTGCGGTCCTGCCGCCGCTTGCCGCGGCGCGCGTGCCTGTCGTCGCGGTGGCCGAGGCCGGACCCTGCGCCTTCGGCTGGCTGGACGTGTGCGTGCTCGTTCCTGTCGCGTTGCGCGAGCGTCCGGAAGAAGAGCGCCTGGCCGTGTACCTGCACGAACTGGCGCACATCGCCCGCGCCGACGTCAGCCGTGGCTATGCAGACGAAGCATGGCGGCTCCTGTGGTGGTGGCAGCCGTCGGTGTGGGTCCTGCTCTCACGAGTGCGGCTTGCACGCGAACACGAAGTGGACGCGCTCGTCGTCAGCCGCACCGGTGGCATGCGCGCGTACGTCGAGGCGCTGCTCTGGTGCAGCACCCTGCAGCCGGCGGGGGCGCCGAGTATGCCGGTCGGAAGCAGACGACACGTCCTGGTGCGGCGCGTGGCGCTGATGTGTCAGGGAGCGACGATGCCACGGACACGACGATGGATCACGGCAGCCGCCATGGTGGTGATGTTCAGCGGTGTGTCCGCGGTGGTCAACAGGGTGTCGCCACTGCGAGCGGCGCAGTTCGGTGTGCGACCGGCCGTCGCGCTGGAGGCCGGGCCACTGGAGCGCGTGGCCGTGCGTCCAACCCTCGACATGCCGGCCCCGAGGCGTACGTTGCATGTCGCCCCGAACTGGCCGGCCGATATGGCGGTAGCGGCGCAGTACCGAGTGCATCTGGTGCTCGATGCGACCGGGCAGGTCGCTGAAGCACGGGTCCTGACGGGCGCCATCGCGGCGGCACGGGATGCGGCTGTCGCTGCGGAGATCGATGCGGTGCTCACTGCGGTGCGGCAGTGGAAATTCGATCCGCCTGCCCAGGCGCCGATGCTGATCGCCGTGGATATCGCGGCACACCAGGATGGCGCGACGCTGTCGACAATGAGTACCGAGCGTGCGCCACTGCGCGCAGGCGGTGCGATTGCACCACCGCGCAAGATCTACGACGTCAAGGTCGAGTATCCACAGGCGGCACAAGCGGCCAGGATCACGGGCGTCGTGACCATCGAGGCCACCGTTGGCGTCGACGGGACGATCACGGAGGCCCAGGTGCTGAAGGGCGTCGCGGAGCTCGATGACGCGGCACTCGCCTCGGTGCGCCAGTGGCGGTTCGAACCCGTGTGGCTGAACGGCGAGCCGGTGCCCGTGATCGTCGTGCTTACTGTCAACTTCACGCTGAAGTGA
- a CDS encoding ammonium transporter produces the protein MNVRFAPFVLLSAVALAALLPRAVPAVQAGGPASSGDVAWMLTATGLVLLMTPGLSFFYGGMVRFKNVVSTMLQSFVALGVISLLWVVVGFSLAFGDSLGGLVGNPLTFFMLDGVGAATHPDLSPTIPLLLFALFQLKFAIITPALITGAFAERVRFSSYLLFMILFSLVIYAPLAHMTWHPQGWLRQMGVLDFAGGTVVHMSAGLAALAGALVLGRRQSHIANEAHEPANIPYVLLGTGMLWFGWFGFNAGSALAANDTAVLAFATTNTASAAAMLGWVFFDMVRGRKPSAMGACIGAVVGLVAITPAAGFVTVRHSIVIGLVASIVSNVAVYWKSRSTLDDTLDVFPCHGVGGMVGMVMTGVFAKDVGLVNGNWHTFSVHMLALVVVTTFAFVGSWFLYRVVDTMWPMRVSPDAETDGLDLSQHGEVAATFDTDHGVPASLLEHVA, from the coding sequence GTGAACGTCCGCTTCGCACCCTTCGTCCTGCTGTCGGCCGTCGCGCTTGCCGCGCTGCTTCCCCGAGCCGTGCCGGCGGTCCAAGCGGGTGGGCCTGCCTCATCCGGTGACGTCGCGTGGATGCTCACCGCCACCGGCCTCGTCCTGCTCATGACGCCGGGCCTGTCGTTCTTCTACGGCGGCATGGTCCGGTTCAAGAACGTCGTCTCGACGATGCTCCAGAGCTTCGTGGCGCTCGGCGTCATCAGCCTGCTGTGGGTGGTGGTCGGATTCAGCCTGGCCTTCGGCGACAGCCTGGGCGGACTGGTGGGCAACCCGCTCACGTTCTTCATGCTCGACGGCGTCGGCGCCGCCACCCACCCGGACCTCTCGCCGACCATTCCGCTGTTGCTGTTCGCGCTGTTCCAGTTGAAGTTCGCGATCATCACGCCGGCGCTGATCACCGGGGCCTTCGCCGAGCGGGTCCGGTTCTCGAGTTACCTGCTCTTCATGATCCTGTTCAGCCTCGTCATCTACGCGCCGCTGGCGCACATGACATGGCACCCGCAGGGCTGGTTGCGGCAGATGGGCGTGCTCGACTTCGCCGGCGGGACGGTCGTCCACATGTCTGCAGGCCTGGCCGCGCTGGCTGGCGCGCTGGTGCTCGGTCGCCGCCAGAGCCACATCGCCAACGAGGCGCACGAGCCAGCCAACATTCCGTACGTGCTACTCGGCACAGGAATGCTCTGGTTCGGATGGTTCGGGTTCAACGCGGGCTCGGCCCTGGCGGCCAACGACACCGCGGTCCTCGCCTTCGCCACCACCAACACGGCGTCGGCGGCCGCGATGCTCGGATGGGTGTTCTTCGACATGGTGCGCGGCCGGAAGCCATCGGCCATGGGGGCCTGCATCGGCGCCGTCGTCGGACTGGTCGCCATCACGCCAGCCGCCGGGTTCGTCACCGTGCGCCACAGCATCGTCATCGGGCTGGTCGCGAGCATCGTCAGCAACGTCGCCGTGTACTGGAAGTCGAGAAGCACACTTGACGACACGCTCGACGTCTTCCCGTGCCACGGCGTTGGCGGCATGGTCGGAATGGTCATGACGGGCGTGTTTGCCAAGGACGTCGGCCTGGTGAACGGCAACTGGCACACCTTCAGCGTCCACATGCTGGCGCTCGTAGTCGTCACCACCTTTGCCTTCGTCGGCTCCTGGTTCCTCTACCGTGTCGTCGACACGATGTGGCCCATGCGCGTCTCGCCGGACGCCGAAACCGACGGCCTCGACCTCAGCCAGCACGGAGAAGTCGCGGCAACCTTCGACACAGACCACGGGGTGCCCGCCTCCCTGCTCGAGCACGTGGCCTGA
- a CDS encoding alpha/beta hydrolase family protein has protein sequence MTADRFVLPRVAVAILSLTILCPAGLRAQSAAAGAPHVPTIDELVELGTVGAATLSPDGRWVAYEESGTDWERDTFVTQLFVADTSTGTVTQLTRGKESAGDIEWSPDSRWITFLRNVDGKGQINAIRPDGGEAIVLSRQDESVANHEWTPDGTTIVFAAPEGEDAAAKARKESLGDFTVVRKDYRYAQLWTLTVAEALQAPAKAKQRTRGTERHVGAFDVAPDGRRVAFHASRTPDLVDSGSSDVFLLDLGTDVVSPLVSQPGPDTNPRWSPDGSRIAFQSAMGEPRFFHANGRVAVVPAAGGAPVSVTDRLDEDAQLAGWTPTGLYVTALQKTASHLFRIDPAAGTVARVSMPDALAMQGASFSADGSRVAYVAGSVTTLPEVYTAVVAGFVAKAWTTRSTRLAHWTLGTREVISWKSQDGEVIEGVLIKPRDYDSSKKYPLLCVIHGGPTGIDRPQAIDARYYPTDLWAARGALVLKVNYRGSAGYGQRFRQLNVRNLGVGDAWDVLSGIDALVAKGMVDPGRLGCMGWSQGGYISAFLTTSSTRFKAISVGAGISNWSTYYYNTDITPFTIQYLDADPARDPEIYRKTSPMSYVMNAKTPTLIQHGELDRRVPIANGYELRQGLQDRGVPVEMIVYKGFGHGITKPKSMRATMQHNLQWFNHYIFGDAAPDFTTAPPKAATSTSPE, from the coding sequence ATGACCGCCGACCGTTTTGTTTTGCCCCGGGTCGCTGTGGCGATCCTGTCGCTCACAATCCTCTGCCCCGCTGGCCTGCGCGCGCAGTCCGCCGCAGCGGGTGCGCCGCACGTGCCCACAATCGACGAGCTCGTCGAGCTCGGCACCGTCGGTGCCGCGACCCTCTCACCGGACGGCCGTTGGGTGGCTTACGAGGAATCCGGCACGGACTGGGAGCGTGACACCTTCGTGACACAGTTGTTCGTGGCCGACACGAGCACCGGCACGGTGACACAGCTCACGCGCGGCAAGGAGTCAGCGGGCGACATCGAATGGTCGCCTGACAGCCGCTGGATCACTTTCCTCCGCAACGTGGACGGTAAGGGGCAGATCAACGCGATCCGTCCCGACGGCGGCGAGGCGATCGTGCTCTCCAGACAGGACGAGTCGGTCGCCAACCACGAGTGGACTCCGGACGGCACCACCATCGTCTTCGCTGCGCCTGAAGGTGAGGACGCAGCCGCGAAGGCACGCAAGGAGTCGCTCGGCGATTTCACCGTCGTCCGCAAGGACTACCGGTATGCGCAGCTCTGGACGCTGACGGTCGCGGAGGCGCTGCAGGCGCCGGCCAAGGCAAAACAGCGGACGCGAGGCACCGAGCGCCACGTCGGGGCATTCGACGTCGCGCCTGACGGGCGACGGGTCGCGTTCCACGCCTCGCGGACGCCCGACCTGGTGGACTCCGGTTCGTCCGACGTCTTCCTGCTCGATCTCGGCACCGACGTCGTCAGTCCGTTGGTTTCACAGCCCGGCCCGGACACCAATCCCCGCTGGTCCCCGGATGGCTCCCGCATCGCCTTCCAGTCGGCCATGGGCGAACCCCGGTTCTTCCATGCCAACGGCCGCGTCGCCGTCGTGCCCGCCGCCGGAGGTGCGCCGGTGTCGGTGACCGACAGGCTCGACGAGGATGCGCAGCTGGCGGGCTGGACGCCGACGGGCCTGTACGTCACGGCGCTCCAGAAGACGGCGTCGCACCTGTTCCGCATCGACCCCGCCGCAGGCACGGTCGCTCGCGTGTCGATGCCGGACGCCCTCGCGATGCAGGGCGCATCCTTCAGCGCCGACGGATCGCGTGTGGCCTACGTGGCGGGATCGGTGACCACGCTGCCGGAGGTGTACACCGCCGTCGTCGCCGGCTTCGTCGCGAAAGCATGGACGACGCGCTCGACCCGGCTGGCGCACTGGACACTCGGCACACGTGAGGTGATCAGCTGGAAGAGCCAGGACGGTGAAGTGATCGAGGGCGTGCTGATCAAGCCACGCGATTACGATTCTTCGAAGAAATACCCACTCCTCTGCGTGATTCACGGCGGGCCGACCGGTATCGACCGCCCACAGGCGATCGACGCGCGGTACTACCCCACCGACCTGTGGGCCGCGCGTGGCGCGCTCGTGCTCAAGGTGAACTACCGGGGCAGCGCCGGATACGGACAGCGATTCCGCCAGCTGAACGTCCGCAACCTCGGTGTCGGCGATGCGTGGGACGTGTTGTCCGGGATCGATGCGCTCGTCGCGAAGGGCATGGTCGATCCAGGTCGCCTCGGGTGCATGGGCTGGAGCCAGGGTGGCTATATCTCGGCGTTCCTGACCACGTCGAGCACGCGCTTCAAGGCCATCTCGGTCGGTGCCGGGATCTCCAACTGGTCCACCTACTACTACAACACCGACATCACGCCGTTCACGATCCAGTATCTGGATGCCGATCCGGCCAGGGACCCGGAGATCTATCGCAAGACGTCACCGATGTCCTACGTGATGAACGCGAAGACACCGACGCTCATCCAGCATGGCGAGTTGGATCGGCGTGTGCCGATCGCCAATGGCTACGAGCTGCGACAGGGGCTGCAGGACCGTGGTGTGCCGGTGGAGATGATCGTGTACAAGGGCTTCGGCCACGGCATCACCAAGCCGAAGTCGATGCGCGCGACCATGCAGCACAACCTGCAGTGGTTCAATCACTACATCTTCGGTGATGCGGCGCCGGATTTCACCACGGCGCCACCCAAGGCAGCGACCAGCACCTCGCCTGAGTGA
- a CDS encoding BlaI/MecI/CopY family transcriptional regulator: MAITPSLTPQELAIMKVVWRLGSATVRDVHDVLRREHRDDLAYTTVLTMMRILEQKGMLSKSQDAASRGHRYTPARTQRQMMRVLVREFVDRVFDGAADSLVAHLVADRKLSARDRAEIRKLIDKED, from the coding sequence ATGGCGATCACGCCCTCGTTGACCCCGCAGGAACTGGCGATCATGAAGGTCGTCTGGCGCCTCGGCTCGGCCACCGTCCGTGACGTGCACGACGTGCTGCGCCGCGAGCATCGCGACGACCTCGCGTACACGACTGTCCTCACGATGATGCGCATCCTCGAACAGAAGGGGATGTTGTCGAAGTCGCAGGACGCCGCCTCGCGCGGCCACCGGTACACCCCCGCCCGCACGCAGCGGCAGATGATGCGCGTCCTGGTGCGCGAGTTCGTCGACCGCGTCTTCGACGGCGCCGCGGACTCCCTCGTCGCCCACCTCGTCGCCGATCGCAAGCTCTCCGCTCGCGACCGGGCCGAAATCCGCAAACTGATCGACAAGGAGGACTGA
- a CDS encoding FN3 domain-containing metallophosphoesterase family protein translates to MMPVSRRRWLQSGPLAVALGWSRAALAQSSPITRTPENFRLVGAPVVQGVSASAVSIAWGVNDTSTGWVEYGETEALGRLAAPEGHGLKPLDAVVHRVRLEGLAPGARYFYRTVSVPIAFLGAYDIRRGRPFESGLASFTTPDEGRGARVSFAVINDTHEQTETLKSLFTQLADAPGDMLFWNGDMFNDIASQQQMSEQLLTPAGIAYASQRPVWFARGNHDVRGPEARALGRFLDTPGGRFHYSVRQGPVAFVVLDTGEDKADDAPVYAGLGTFDAYRTAQSAWLADQLRQDHIRNAPFRVVIAHIPLYSTRDTQPHGGADARAKWHTHLAEGAVDLLITGHTHRHAWMPADATRPFGQLTGGGPRPQEATLIRAEADAQVLKARMHALDGTLISEHVIPRRS, encoded by the coding sequence ATGATGCCCGTGTCTCGTCGGCGCTGGCTGCAGTCCGGGCCATTGGCCGTGGCCCTCGGGTGGAGCCGCGCCGCGCTCGCGCAGAGTTCGCCAATCACACGGACCCCGGAGAACTTCCGGCTCGTCGGCGCGCCGGTCGTGCAGGGCGTGTCCGCGTCGGCCGTCTCGATCGCGTGGGGCGTGAACGACACCAGCACCGGATGGGTCGAGTACGGCGAGACGGAGGCGCTGGGACGTCTCGCGGCGCCAGAAGGACACGGTCTCAAGCCCCTCGACGCGGTGGTGCACCGCGTGCGCCTCGAGGGTCTCGCGCCGGGCGCGCGGTACTTCTACCGGACCGTCAGCGTGCCGATCGCGTTTCTCGGCGCGTACGACATCCGGCGCGGTCGCCCGTTCGAGAGCGGTCTTGCCAGCTTCACCACGCCCGACGAGGGCAGGGGCGCACGCGTCTCGTTCGCCGTCATCAACGACACGCACGAACAGACCGAGACGCTGAAGTCGCTGTTCACGCAACTGGCCGATGCGCCCGGCGACATGCTCTTCTGGAATGGCGACATGTTCAACGACATCGCCAGCCAGCAGCAGATGTCCGAGCAACTGCTGACGCCCGCCGGCATCGCGTATGCCTCGCAGCGGCCCGTGTGGTTCGCGCGTGGCAATCACGACGTGCGCGGACCAGAGGCACGCGCGCTTGGGCGCTTCCTCGATACACCGGGAGGGCGGTTCCACTATTCAGTGCGGCAGGGCCCGGTGGCGTTTGTCGTGCTGGACACGGGCGAGGACAAGGCAGACGACGCGCCGGTCTATGCGGGGCTCGGGACCTTCGACGCCTACCGCACCGCGCAGTCGGCCTGGCTGGCCGATCAGCTGCGGCAGGACCACATCCGCAACGCACCGTTCCGCGTGGTGATCGCGCACATCCCGCTCTACTCGACGCGCGACACGCAGCCGCACGGCGGGGCAGACGCGCGGGCCAAATGGCATACGCACCTCGCCGAAGGCGCCGTCGACCTGTTGATCACCGGGCACACGCACCGCCACGCCTGGATGCCAGCGGACGCGACGCGCCCGTTCGGCCAGCTGACCGGTGGCGGTCCAAGGCCGCAGGAAGCGACCCTGATCCGCGCCGAGGCCGACGCGCAGGTGCTGAAAGCCCGGATGCACGCGCTCGACGGCACGCTGATCAGTGAACACGTGATCCCGCGTCGAAGCTGA